A section of the Neorhizobium galegae bv. orientalis str. HAMBI 540 genome encodes:
- a CDS encoding DUF4087 domain-containing protein yields the protein MDSRITAGYSWVEREAMMKKLLAICFSCMLVPAAALAETRCGWLVNPTPRNWTLIDAQNEWLIMLQGGYEAKGMDKIKDMAEGEHVTINYSHGYACFCMNVSTDKDGSVRQIYSTRQLPLSKCRHDPALSEPR from the coding sequence GTGGACAGCCGGATCACCGCAGGCTACTCGTGGGTTGAACGGGAGGCGATGATGAAGAAACTGCTTGCGATATGCTTCTCGTGCATGCTTGTGCCGGCAGCGGCGCTTGCCGAAACGCGTTGCGGCTGGCTGGTCAATCCGACGCCGCGCAACTGGACGCTGATCGATGCCCAGAATGAATGGCTAATCATGCTTCAGGGCGGCTACGAAGCCAAAGGCATGGACAAGATCAAGGACATGGCTGAGGGCGAGCATGTGACCATAAACTACAGCCATGGCTACGCCTGCTTTTGCATGAACGTTTCGACCGACAAGGACGGAAGCGTCCGGCAGATTTACTCCACCCGCCAGCTGCCCCTTTCAAAATGCCGACACGATCCGGCACTCAGCGAGCCTAGATGA
- the lpdA gene encoding dihydrolipoyl dehydrogenase, producing the protein MKEITCKLLVIGAGPGGYVCAIRAGQLGVDTVIVEMAKPGGTCLNIGCIPSKAIIHAADDFAKTVAMAAGKNAMGIKADNPTIDLAKTMAWKDGITGRLTLGVAGLLKKAGVKIVVGRAKFRDGKTVAVETETGEQVIRAENIVIATGSAPVELPMLLFGGAASPSGAKVISSTGALSLTEVPARLAVVGAGYIGLELGLAFAKLGAKVTIVEALDRILPLYDTQLTQPVARRLAALGVEVLLGTKVKGMSSNGEALLAETASGEERRIAADKILVTVGRKPVTEGWGREELELDMDGRFLRVDEQCRTSMRGIYAVGDVTGEPMLAHRAMAQGEMVAEIVSGKRRSWDKRAIPAVCFTDPEIVSVGMSPDEARAAGREIKIGQFPFSANGRAMTLSTEEGFVRVVARADNHLVLGIQGVGVGISELSAAFSLAIEMGARLEDLAGTIHAHPTQSEAFAEAALKALGHALHV; encoded by the coding sequence ATGAAAGAGATCACCTGCAAGCTCCTCGTCATCGGGGCCGGTCCGGGAGGCTATGTCTGCGCCATCCGGGCCGGCCAGCTGGGGGTCGACACGGTCATCGTCGAGATGGCGAAGCCGGGCGGCACCTGCCTCAATATCGGCTGTATTCCCTCCAAGGCGATCATCCATGCCGCCGACGATTTCGCGAAGACCGTCGCAATGGCAGCTGGCAAAAATGCCATGGGCATCAAGGCCGATAATCCGACCATCGACCTCGCAAAAACCATGGCCTGGAAGGACGGCATTACCGGCCGGCTGACGCTCGGTGTTGCCGGTCTGTTGAAGAAGGCAGGCGTCAAGATCGTCGTCGGGCGAGCAAAATTCCGGGACGGCAAGACGGTCGCAGTCGAAACAGAAACCGGCGAACAGGTCATCCGCGCCGAAAACATCGTCATTGCCACCGGTTCGGCACCGGTCGAATTGCCGATGCTGCTGTTCGGGGGGGCGGCATCGCCTTCCGGGGCTAAGGTGATCTCCTCCACCGGCGCGCTGTCCCTGACCGAGGTGCCTGCGAGGCTGGCGGTGGTCGGCGCCGGTTATATCGGCCTCGAACTTGGGCTCGCCTTTGCCAAGCTCGGAGCGAAGGTGACGATCGTCGAGGCGCTCGACCGCATCCTGCCGCTCTACGATACGCAGCTTACCCAGCCGGTCGCCAGGCGGCTGGCGGCCTTGGGTGTCGAGGTTCTGCTCGGCACCAAGGTCAAGGGCATGTCTTCGAATGGCGAGGCTCTGCTGGCGGAGACCGCTTCCGGCGAGGAAAGGCGCATCGCCGCCGACAAGATCCTCGTCACCGTCGGGCGCAAGCCGGTCACCGAAGGCTGGGGCCGGGAGGAGCTGGAACTCGACATGGACGGTCGGTTCTTGCGGGTCGACGAACAGTGCCGCACCTCGATGCGCGGCATCTATGCGGTCGGCGACGTGACCGGCGAGCCGATGCTGGCGCATCGGGCGATGGCGCAGGGCGAGATGGTGGCGGAGATCGTTTCCGGCAAGCGGCGCTCCTGGGACAAGCGCGCCATTCCCGCCGTCTGCTTCACGGACCCGGAGATCGTCTCGGTGGGCATGTCACCGGACGAGGCGAGGGCGGCGGGCCGCGAGATAAAGATCGGCCAGTTCCCGTTTTCCGCCAATGGCCGGGCGATGACGCTGTCGACGGAGGAGGGCTTCGTGCGGGTCGTGGCGCGGGCCGACAATCACCTGGTCCTCGGCATCCAAGGTGTCGGGGTGGGGATTTCCGAACTCTCGGCCGCGTTCTCGCTGGCGATCGAGATGGGGGCGCGGCTGGAGGATCTTGCGGGGACGATCCATGCCCACCCGACGCAGTCGGAGGCGTTTGCCGAGGCGGCGCTGAAGGCGCTGGGACATGCGCTGCATGTGTGA
- a CDS encoding dihydrolipoamide acetyltransferase family protein, giving the protein MAEKLIKLPDVGEGVAEAELVEWHVNVGDLVREDMVLAAVMTGKATVEIPSPVDGEVTFRHGEIGDIIATGTVILKIRIAGEGADGGDSGEEPQLKPVVLTVAAAEPASEKKVEPLKPKAEIAASPPVARPLSHPVGAPRAEGEKPLAPPAVRLRAKEAGIDLRQVPGTGPAGRITHDDLDAFLNSQGGGGAVAAGLQPNKAVQEVKVVGLRRRIAEKMALSKSRIPHITYVEEIDMTALEELRTRMNGTQKPGRPKLTILPFLMRAMVKAIAEQPGINALYDDEAGIIRQYGGVHIGIAAQTPSGLVVPVVKHAEARDIFDCAREVARLSDAAKNGTALREELSGSTITISSLGAMGGIVSTPVINHPEVAIIGVNKLAVRPHWDGTQFVPRKMMNLSSSFDHRVIDGWDAATFVQRLKALMETPALIFVEE; this is encoded by the coding sequence ATGGCGGAAAAACTCATCAAGCTGCCTGATGTCGGCGAAGGGGTCGCGGAAGCCGAACTGGTGGAATGGCACGTCAACGTCGGTGATCTGGTGCGCGAGGACATGGTGCTCGCCGCCGTGATGACCGGCAAGGCGACGGTGGAGATCCCGTCGCCTGTGGACGGGGAGGTAACCTTCCGGCACGGCGAGATCGGCGATATAATCGCCACCGGCACTGTCATCCTCAAGATCAGGATCGCGGGCGAGGGGGCCGACGGCGGCGATAGCGGGGAAGAGCCGCAGCTCAAACCGGTTGTTCTGACCGTTGCAGCCGCCGAGCCGGCATCTGAGAAAAAGGTTGAGCCTCTTAAACCAAAAGCTGAGATTGCCGCATCACCGCCCGTCGCCAGACCGCTGTCCCATCCCGTTGGAGCACCCCGCGCGGAAGGTGAAAAACCGCTGGCACCGCCGGCCGTGCGTCTCCGGGCGAAGGAGGCGGGCATCGACCTTCGGCAGGTCCCGGGCACAGGTCCGGCCGGCCGTATTACCCATGATGATCTGGATGCGTTCCTGAACAGCCAGGGTGGCGGCGGGGCTGTCGCCGCCGGGCTGCAGCCGAACAAGGCGGTGCAGGAGGTCAAGGTCGTCGGGCTGCGCCGCCGGATCGCCGAGAAGATGGCGCTGTCGAAATCCCGCATCCCCCACATCACCTATGTGGAGGAGATCGACATGACCGCCTTAGAAGAGCTGCGGACCCGCATGAACGGCACCCAGAAGCCCGGCCGGCCGAAACTCACCATCCTGCCTTTCCTGATGCGGGCGATGGTCAAGGCGATCGCCGAACAGCCGGGCATCAACGCGCTTTACGACGACGAAGCCGGCATCATCCGCCAATATGGCGGCGTGCATATCGGCATCGCGGCGCAGACGCCGTCGGGGCTCGTCGTGCCGGTGGTCAAACATGCCGAAGCGCGCGACATCTTCGACTGCGCCCGGGAAGTGGCACGGTTAAGCGATGCGGCCAAGAACGGCACGGCCTTGCGCGAGGAATTGTCGGGCTCGACGATCACCATCAGTTCGCTCGGCGCGATGGGCGGCATCGTCTCGACTCCGGTCATCAACCATCCGGAAGTGGCGATCATCGGCGTCAACAAGCTCGCTGTCCGGCCGCATTGGGACGGGACGCAGTTCGTGCCGCGCAAGATGATGAACCTGTCCTCCAGCTTCGATCACCGGGTGATCGACGGCTGGGATGCCGCGACATTCGTGCAGCGCCTGAAGGCGCTGATGGAAACGCCGGCGCTAATCTTCGTCGAGGAGTGA
- a CDS encoding alpha-ketoacid dehydrogenase subunit beta, protein MPRMTMIEAIRSAMDVSMERDDDVVVFGEDVGYFGGVFRGTQGLQQKYGKTRCFDAPINESGIVGAAIGMAAYGLKPCVEIQFADYMYPAYDQLTQEAARLRYRSNGDFTCGITVRMPTGGGIFGGQTHSQSPEALFTHVCGLQVVVPSNPYDAKGLLIASIENPDPVIFLEPKRLYNGPFDGHHDRPVTSWAGHPLGEVPAEHYVVPLGKAVVRRPGSAVTVLAYGTMVHVAEATAEETGIDAEVIDLRTLMPLDLETIVTSVKKTGRCLVVHEATLTSGFGAELAALVQEHCFYQLEAPVIRVAGWDTPYPHAQEWDYFPGPARVGRALRDMMEA, encoded by the coding sequence ATGCCGCGCATGACGATGATCGAGGCGATCCGGAGTGCCATGGATGTCTCCATGGAGCGCGACGACGATGTGGTCGTGTTCGGCGAGGATGTCGGTTATTTCGGCGGCGTCTTCCGCGGCACCCAGGGGCTGCAGCAGAAATACGGCAAGACGCGCTGCTTCGACGCGCCGATCAACGAATCCGGCATTGTCGGGGCCGCGATCGGCATGGCGGCCTATGGGCTGAAACCCTGCGTCGAGATCCAGTTCGCCGATTACATGTATCCGGCCTACGACCAGCTCACCCAGGAAGCGGCGCGGCTGCGCTATCGCTCCAACGGCGATTTCACCTGCGGCATCACCGTGCGGATGCCGACCGGCGGCGGCATTTTTGGCGGCCAGACACACAGTCAGAGCCCCGAGGCGCTGTTCACCCATGTCTGCGGCCTGCAGGTCGTGGTGCCCTCCAACCCCTATGACGCGAAGGGCCTGCTGATCGCGTCGATCGAGAACCCGGATCCGGTGATCTTTCTCGAGCCGAAGCGGCTCTATAACGGCCCGTTCGACGGCCATCATGATCGGCCGGTGACGTCCTGGGCGGGCCATCCGCTCGGCGAGGTGCCGGCAGAGCACTATGTCGTGCCGCTCGGCAAGGCGGTGGTGCGGCGGCCGGGCTCGGCGGTCACCGTGCTCGCCTATGGCACGATGGTGCATGTGGCCGAGGCGACGGCTGAGGAAACCGGCATCGACGCGGAGGTGATCGACCTGCGCACCCTGATGCCGCTCGACCTCGAAACCATCGTCACTTCGGTGAAGAAGACTGGCCGATGCCTGGTGGTGCACGAGGCGACGCTCACTTCCGGCTTCGGGGCGGAACTGGCGGCGCTGGTGCAGGAGCACTGCTTCTACCAACTCGAAGCGCCGGTCATCCGGGTGGCGGGCTGGGACACGCCTTATCCGCATGCGCAGGAATGGGATTATTTTCCGGGGCCGGCCCGTGTCGGCCGGGCGCTGCGCGACATGATGGAGGCCTGA
- a CDS encoding 3-methyl-2-oxobutanoate dehydrogenase (2-methylpropanoyl-transferring) subunit alpha — MTDGQRLSLHVPEPEVRPGGKPDFSNVPIPKAGSVRRPEVDVDPKEIRDLAYSIIRVLDREGEAVGPWAGSLTPEELMEGLKHMMLLRVFDSRMLMAQRQGKTSFYMQHLGEEAVSCAFRKALLPGDMNFPTYRQAGLLIAGGYPMVEMMNQIYSNDADPLKGRQLPIMYSAKDYGFFTISGNLATQYVQAVGWAMASAIKNDTKIAAAWIGDGSTAESDFHSALVFASTYRAPVVLNVVNNQWAISTFQGVARGGSGTFAARGLGYGLPSLRVDGNDYLAVHAVAKWAAERARRNIGPTLVEYVTYRVGAHSTSDDPSAYRPKEESEAWPLGDPVIRLKNHLIRIGTWSEERHKQMEAEIRDTVVAAQKEAERHGTLHSGGRPSMRDMFEGVYAEMPPHLKRQRQQAGV, encoded by the coding sequence ATGACGGATGGACAGAGACTGAGCCTGCATGTGCCCGAGCCGGAAGTGCGGCCGGGCGGCAAGCCGGATTTCTCTAATGTGCCGATCCCGAAGGCCGGTTCGGTGCGGCGGCCGGAGGTGGATGTCGATCCGAAGGAGATCCGCGACCTCGCCTATTCGATCATCCGTGTGCTCGACCGCGAGGGCGAGGCGGTCGGCCCCTGGGCCGGGTCGCTGACGCCCGAGGAACTGATGGAGGGCCTCAAGCACATGATGCTGCTGCGTGTCTTCGACAGTCGCATGCTGATGGCGCAGCGGCAGGGCAAGACGTCCTTCTACATGCAGCATCTCGGCGAGGAGGCGGTCTCCTGCGCCTTCCGCAAGGCGCTTCTCCCCGGCGACATGAACTTTCCGACCTATCGCCAGGCCGGCCTGCTGATCGCCGGCGGCTATCCGATGGTCGAGATGATGAACCAGATCTATTCCAACGATGCCGATCCCCTGAAGGGGCGGCAACTGCCGATCATGTATTCGGCAAAGGACTACGGCTTCTTCACGATCTCGGGCAATCTCGCCACGCAATATGTGCAGGCCGTCGGCTGGGCCATGGCATCGGCAATCAAGAACGACACGAAGATCGCGGCCGCCTGGATCGGCGACGGATCGACGGCGGAGTCGGACTTTCATTCGGCGCTGGTTTTTGCGTCCACCTACCGGGCGCCTGTTGTCCTCAATGTCGTCAACAACCAGTGGGCCATCTCCACCTTCCAGGGCGTCGCCCGCGGCGGGTCGGGTACTTTTGCCGCCCGTGGCCTCGGTTACGGTCTGCCGTCGCTGCGCGTCGACGGCAACGACTATCTCGCTGTGCATGCGGTCGCCAAATGGGCGGCGGAGCGGGCCCGGCGCAACATTGGGCCGACGCTGGTCGAATACGTCACCTACCGGGTCGGCGCGCATTCCACCTCCGACGATCCGTCGGCCTATCGCCCGAAGGAAGAGTCCGAAGCCTGGCCGCTCGGCGATCCTGTCATCCGGCTGAAGAACCACCTGATCCGCATCGGCACCTGGAGCGAGGAGCGCCACAAGCAGATGGAAGCGGAAATCCGCGACACCGTCGTCGCCGCCCAGAAGGAGGCGGAGCGCCACGGCACGCTGCATTCCGGCGGCCGGCCGTCGATGCGGGACATGTTCGAAGGCGTCTATGCGGAAATGCCGCCGCATCTGAAGCGGCAGCGGCAGCAGGCGGGGGTGTGA
- a CDS encoding SDR family NAD(P)-dependent oxidoreductase — translation MRIDGGNFLVTGAASGLGLATAKMLVEAGGCVALLDLDETGGEARASELGKGAIFIKTDVRSGEAVENAVAKAEAANGPIRGAVCCAGIAPSEKVLGKQGIHALESFARALEINTVGTFNVIRLVAQAIARSEPNEEGERGVLVATASVAAYDGQIGQAAYSASKAAVAGMTLPIARELARDGIRMMTIAPGIFETPMMAGFSEEVRASLGKSVPFPPRLGRPAEFARLVRDIIENPMLNGEVIRLDGALRMAPR, via the coding sequence ATGCGCATAGACGGCGGAAACTTTCTGGTGACCGGTGCCGCTTCCGGCCTTGGGCTCGCGACAGCTAAAATGCTTGTCGAAGCTGGCGGTTGCGTGGCTTTGCTCGACCTCGACGAGACCGGCGGTGAGGCGAGGGCGAGCGAACTCGGCAAGGGTGCGATCTTCATCAAGACCGATGTCCGCAGCGGCGAGGCGGTCGAGAACGCGGTCGCCAAGGCCGAGGCCGCCAATGGCCCGATCCGCGGGGCCGTCTGCTGCGCCGGCATCGCGCCGTCGGAAAAGGTGCTCGGCAAGCAGGGTATCCATGCGCTGGAAAGCTTTGCCCGCGCGCTGGAGATCAACACCGTCGGTACGTTCAACGTGATCCGGCTGGTGGCGCAGGCGATCGCGAGGAGCGAGCCGAACGAGGAGGGCGAGCGCGGCGTGCTGGTCGCCACCGCCTCGGTCGCCGCCTATGACGGGCAGATCGGGCAGGCGGCCTATTCGGCCTCCAAGGCGGCGGTGGCCGGCATGACGTTGCCGATCGCTCGCGAGCTTGCCCGCGACGGCATAAGGATGATGACGATCGCGCCCGGCATATTCGAGACGCCGATGATGGCCGGATTTTCCGAGGAGGTGCGTGCCTCGCTGGGCAAATCGGTGCCGTTTCCGCCGCGGCTCGGCCGGCCGGCGGAATTCGCGCGGCTGGTGCGCGACATCATCGAAAACCCGATGCTGAACGGCGAAGTGATCCGCCTCGACGGAGCGCTGCGGATGGCGCCGCGTTGA
- a CDS encoding acyl-CoA dehydrogenase family protein — protein MLTEEEELIRSTAAEFSREVLKPGAAARDKSHAIEPDVLKQLGELGFLGMRTAEEWGGVGCSYVAYAWALMEIAAGDGAVSTLVSVHNSPVCSLLDMHASDDQKERFLRPLAEGRHIGAFALTEADTGSDAAAIRTRAVRDGSDYVINGSKMFITSGKIAGTVIIFAVTDPSAGKRGISAFVTSTDVPGFSVSKIEDKLGQKASDTAALMFDNLRIPESQRIGAEGAGLKIALSGLEAGRIGIAAQCVGMAQAAFDVALTYAKERKTFGKLLLDHQAVAFRLADAKTQIEAARQLVLHAARLKDRGAPCLDEACMAKLFASEMAEKVCSAAIQTLGGYGYISDFPVERIYRDVRVCQIYEGTSDIQKIIIARGLAN, from the coding sequence ATGCTAACTGAGGAAGAAGAGCTTATCCGCTCGACTGCCGCGGAGTTTTCCCGGGAGGTGCTGAAGCCCGGAGCTGCCGCGCGCGACAAGTCGCACGCGATCGAGCCGGACGTTCTGAAACAACTCGGCGAACTCGGGTTTCTCGGCATGCGCACGGCGGAGGAATGGGGCGGCGTCGGCTGTTCCTATGTCGCCTATGCCTGGGCGCTGATGGAGATCGCGGCGGGCGACGGCGCGGTCTCGACGCTGGTCAGCGTCCACAATTCCCCGGTCTGCTCCCTCCTCGACATGCACGCGTCCGATGACCAGAAGGAACGGTTTCTCCGCCCGCTCGCGGAAGGCCGCCATATCGGCGCCTTTGCGCTGACCGAGGCCGATACCGGCTCGGATGCCGCGGCGATCCGCACCCGCGCCGTAAGGGACGGCAGCGACTATGTCATCAACGGTTCGAAGATGTTCATTACGTCCGGCAAGATCGCCGGCACGGTGATCATCTTCGCGGTCACCGATCCCAGCGCCGGCAAGCGCGGCATCTCCGCCTTCGTCACATCGACCGATGTGCCCGGATTTTCAGTCTCCAAGATAGAGGACAAGCTTGGCCAGAAGGCCTCGGATACCGCCGCGCTGATGTTCGACAACCTGCGCATCCCGGAAAGCCAGCGGATCGGGGCGGAAGGCGCCGGTTTGAAGATCGCGCTGTCCGGGCTGGAGGCGGGCCGGATCGGCATCGCTGCGCAATGCGTCGGCATGGCGCAGGCGGCGTTCGACGTGGCGCTCACCTATGCCAAGGAGCGCAAGACCTTTGGAAAGCTGCTGCTCGATCACCAGGCCGTCGCCTTCCGGCTGGCGGATGCTAAGACGCAGATCGAGGCGGCGCGGCAGCTCGTACTGCATGCGGCGCGGCTGAAGGATCGCGGCGCGCCGTGTCTCGACGAAGCCTGCATGGCTAAGCTGTTTGCCTCCGAGATGGCGGAAAAGGTCTGTTCGGCGGCGATCCAGACGCTCGGCGGCTACGGCTACATTTCCGATTTCCCGGTCGAGCGCATCTATCGCGATGTCCGCGTCTGCCAGATCTACGAGGGCACGTCCGACATCCAGAAGATCATCATCGCCCGCGGCCTGGCGAACTGA
- the treZ gene encoding malto-oligosyltrehalose trehalohydrolase produces the protein MPELNAVTEFRAFPKTWGAEYVAAGEVRFRLWAPGQETVTLRLNGEDTEMSRSDDGWFELLATGITPGAEYAYVLADGMVVPDPASRGQKDSVSGPSLVIDPTSYTWQHPEWQGRPWEETVVYEIHIGTFTEEGTFRAAIDKLPHLADLGITMIEVMPVAHFGGNRGWGYDGVLLYAPHAAYGPPEDFKAFIDAAHGHGLTVVLDIVLNHFGPDGNYLPLLAPAFFHRQKMTPWGAAIAYDVEPVRRYITECALYWLEEFHLDGLRFDAIDQINDPSEKHVLIEVAERIRAEIPERAIHLTTEDARNVTFLHPRDEDGKAPLFTAEWNDDLHNAVHVFATGETHAYYKDFAREPEKLVARALAEGFAYQGEVSPQTRRKRGVSSLDQPPVAFVDFIQNHDQIGNRAEGERLIELAGADKVKPLLAMLLLSPHIPLLFMGEEYGETNPFLFFTDFHGDLAKAVRDGRRKEFEGHAGHGGETVPDPNARKTFDVCKLDWKKLKSADSKDWLEFTKALLKLRQDIVVPVLGSARGHSGKVLKTDKGFLAVSWIFPKGTLSMALNLGEKAQALPDMPGKMIFAWPEQTKDLPPNSVLARFEAVGDAA, from the coding sequence ATGCCGGAATTGAATGCCGTTACCGAGTTTCGCGCGTTTCCAAAGACATGGGGAGCCGAATATGTCGCCGCCGGCGAGGTGCGGTTCCGGCTCTGGGCACCCGGCCAGGAGACCGTGACGCTGAGGCTGAACGGCGAAGATACCGAGATGAGCCGCAGCGACGACGGCTGGTTCGAGTTGCTCGCCACCGGCATCACCCCCGGCGCCGAATATGCCTATGTCCTTGCCGATGGCATGGTGGTGCCCGATCCCGCCTCGCGCGGCCAGAAGGACAGCGTCAGCGGGCCGTCGCTGGTGATCGACCCGACCAGCTACACCTGGCAGCATCCGGAATGGCAGGGCCGGCCCTGGGAAGAAACGGTCGTATACGAAATCCATATCGGCACATTTACGGAAGAAGGCACCTTCCGCGCCGCGATCGACAAGTTGCCCCATCTCGCAGACCTCGGGATCACCATGATCGAGGTCATGCCGGTCGCCCATTTCGGCGGAAACCGAGGCTGGGGTTATGACGGCGTGCTCCTCTATGCGCCTCACGCCGCCTATGGCCCGCCGGAGGATTTCAAGGCCTTCATCGATGCCGCCCACGGTCATGGGCTGACGGTGGTGCTCGATATCGTGCTCAACCATTTCGGCCCGGACGGTAATTACCTGCCGCTTCTGGCACCCGCCTTCTTCCACAGGCAAAAGATGACGCCCTGGGGCGCGGCGATCGCCTATGACGTCGAGCCGGTGCGGCGCTACATCACCGAATGTGCGCTCTACTGGCTGGAGGAATTCCACCTCGACGGATTGCGTTTCGACGCCATCGACCAGATCAACGACCCGTCCGAAAAACACGTGCTGATCGAGGTCGCCGAGCGCATCCGCGCCGAAATCCCCGAGCGCGCCATCCATCTAACGACGGAGGACGCCCGCAACGTCACTTTCCTGCATCCACGCGACGAGGACGGCAAGGCACCGCTCTTCACCGCCGAATGGAACGACGACCTCCACAACGCCGTCCATGTCTTCGCGACCGGCGAGACGCATGCCTACTACAAGGACTTCGCCAGGGAGCCGGAAAAGCTGGTGGCGAGGGCGCTCGCCGAAGGTTTTGCCTATCAGGGCGAGGTCTCGCCGCAGACCCGCAGAAAACGCGGTGTTTCGAGCCTGGATCAGCCCCCGGTCGCCTTCGTGGATTTCATCCAGAACCACGACCAGATCGGCAACCGCGCCGAGGGCGAAAGGCTGATCGAACTCGCCGGCGCTGACAAAGTGAAGCCGCTGCTCGCCATGCTTCTCCTCTCGCCGCATATCCCACTCCTCTTCATGGGCGAGGAATATGGAGAGACCAACCCCTTCCTGTTCTTCACCGATTTCCATGGCGATCTCGCGAAAGCCGTACGCGACGGCCGCCGCAAGGAATTCGAAGGCCATGCCGGCCACGGGGGAGAGACCGTCCCCGATCCGAATGCCAGGAAGACTTTCGACGTCTGTAAGCTCGACTGGAAGAAGCTGAAATCGGCGGACAGCAAGGACTGGCTGGAGTTTACTAAGGCGCTTCTGAAGCTGCGGCAGGATATCGTCGTTCCCGTGCTCGGCTCCGCGCGCGGTCACTCGGGCAAGGTGCTGAAGACCGACAAGGGCTTCCTCGCCGTCTCCTGGATTTTCCCGAAAGGCACGCTTTCAATGGCGCTCAACCTCGGCGAAAAAGCGCAGGCGCTGCCGGACATGCCAGGCAAGATGATTTTCGCGTGGCCGGAACAGACGAAGGACCTGCCCCCCAATTCCGTGCTCGCCCGTTTCGAAGCAGTCGGAGACGCCGCATGA